In Populus alba chromosome 4, ASM523922v2, whole genome shotgun sequence, the genomic window CACATCCGGAACCAAGACCAATATCAATACCCCACCCATTACCCAAAATGTAAGGAATCGGATATCCATACCTAACTCATCGGATTTCAAATACCCATTACCTCAGCACTATTTATTatctaatatgaaaataaaaagtgtgtgtatatatttgggGTGTGTGTTGTATGGTAAAGCTGCAAATATCTTTTACATATGTATGGCAATATATTTCAGGTCAGATTTGGATTGGGTTTCAAGTTAGTTTTTAGCAATATTCATACCCTATCCATTACCTAACAAGTATGAATTTTGGGTATCCATGTCTGATATGAAACAACACCTATCCTAAAAGAAAACACCCATTTAAAGGTGGATTTCCATCGGGTTCGGTTGCCATCCCTGGTTTCTAGCAAAGCAGCATTCTTAGTTGAACTATGATAGAGGTTCTGTTTACCATTAGTTTTCCTTGGTATATGCATGCTTATGGTCATATTTCTTGAGGTTCTCTGATTTCTCTTGTTATTGACCATCATTGAGTTGAAATTCTTGTGCACCTTTTCTTCCCCTTTACAAGATTGCAATTGTctgatattttcttattttttctattgatgAATTATTTAACTGATGTTTTCATTTCCTCCTGTTGTTGAATGAGATACGAAGCACACGTCTTTATACCTCTATTTTAAATTGGAGGGTGCTGATGGGGTTTTTGTTGTTTCTCTTGTCAGGAATCCAGCAACTTTTCTTCATGCATACACTTGTCTTCCCCTTGCTCATGCAACTAGGCAAGCTGCAGGTGCTGTATTGCAAGATGTTGCTGATTCTGGTGTCCTCTTTGCAGTATTAATGTGCAAACACAAAGTTAATACCTTCTCTTTTCCCCCATTGTTCGTgtttccccccttttttttggcttttagaAACATCAATCTCTTAAAAACTGCATTTATTTTCCAGTTTGAAATTCCTTTAGATGCTACAGCTGTTTATGACTTGGGGCTTAATTTCAGGTTGTAAGTCTTGTTGGTGCTCAAAAAGCTTCTCTTCATCCTGATGACTTGCTGTTACTTTCCAACTTTATAATGTCTTATGAATCATTTAGGCAAGTAAAATTGACTTTCAGTAGACTTTTGTTGTTTCATAGTCCTCTCATTGTTGAGAAATCCTTTAGTTAATACATGGTCTTGCAAGTTCCAACTTTGCTAGGCCATTCTCATTTTCATTGCCATTACAAATGTGCTCTATTTCCTGATGGATGATTGAGCTTAAtactgtttaaattttttttagtagaactTAGAAAATGCAAGAGTTGCCGCAAAAGAAAAGGCATATCTATCTTCTCCATTAATGCTTGTTATTGTTGTCTTAACCTAAAGATGGAATTTCTGAATTCTCTTTTGAAACTGTGGCCTGACATATTCATTTGACTTTATGCAGGACATCTGAATCTTTCTCGCCAATTTGCCTGCCAAGATATAATCCAATGGCCTTTTTGTATGCTTATGTACATTATCTTGAAGTGAGTGAAACATGGTTTAGCTGCATTTCTGTATGAGCAAATTCATCATACTCTTGTTTTTCTGGACATTGATTGTAGAAGACAATCGATGACTGCAATTGTTTGATCCACATTAATAGTGTTTTTATAGTCCTAATTGTATAGCAATTGATGGGAATTGACATGAACTTAATTTTGTGGCAGGTTGACACATACTTGATGCTGCTTACCACTAGTTCAGGTGCCTTTTATCATCTTAAGGATTGCAGGTAAGATGATTGCCTATTTACTCAATGACTTGTCTATTTTTGTATTGAGAGATGTGGAGGGGACCTTATTCTGGTATCTGAGTCATGAGAATTGTTGAGAACAGTAAAAAATGATAGATTGTTCGTCTCCCAAAGAGGAAATATATGGAGATGCGTGTTTGCTAACTTTTTTGTTTCACATGATCAAAATCTATGTGATATAGAATAATAGCCTAAACTGTAACTTTCTTTTGGACATGAAAAGTCAACTGATGCATCTTTCAATAAACTCCCAAAGCATCAACTTAAGTGATAACTCGAGCAGCTTCTTATTGTCTCCTAATGGCTGAACCTTTATAATATACATTTTCATCATAAATTACACGTTTGGATTTACTtgtactaaaataaataaaaataattttggctaatattttttagttaatactAGCTGAAAAGCACATTGCTCTTGCTCATTGCAAGTAGAGCCTTAAAATAAGGAAACAAATAATCCCCCTAGTGTCAAGTCATTACTATTGTGAtcacttgttttaattttcttatcatAGAAATTATGTTGAGATCAATAAAATTTCGCTTCTTATTCATAACTTCATATTTCCAACAATGTTAGGAAATTATTTTATGGGGCATGGAAGAGGTTGAGAATTCGAAATTACCTTGCATTTTCTATCTGAGTTTCAGTATGCAATCGATTTTTCTTCCCCATATGCTTTTTAATGAAATGAGTGAAtggttctttttatttctcttccattctATTTGGGACtctaaaattttacaaattttatagGATTCGTATTGAAATGGTTCTTCTAAAGTCGAATGTTCTTAGCGAAGTTCAGAGATCCATGCTGGATGGTGGGATACATGTTGAGGATTTGCCTGGTGATCCATTTCCTCGTTCTGGATCTGTTTCTCCTTGTTTAGAGCAGCATCAACAGCCAACCGATTCTCCTGGGAGATTCAGGGAACCATCTGTTGGGATTGGTGGTCCTGCTGGACTTTGGCATTTCATATATCGCAGCATCTATCTGGATCAATACATATCTTCTGAGTTTTCAGCACCAATTAATAGTCCAGGACAGCAGAAAAGGTAAAGCTGTGGAACCTTGGGGCCTTTTAGAGGTGAGCACTATTCGAAAATTCCGAGTTACCCGAATTagtttaaaactaaaatcctGTTTTGCAGATTGAACAGAGCTTACCAGAAACTGTATGCTTCGATGCACAATAATGGAAATGAGCCCCACAAAACTCAGTTTAGAAGAGATGAAAACTatggtaaattatttttttaaaatttcaatcatatcaaataatcacaaagtacaaaatttcaatttgtgTATTTAAATGCTCCATAGTTTATGAAGCCATGGAAGATCCATTAGTAAGCATTTCTCTGTACTAAGCTCAGATGAAGAATATGTTTCCTCATCTTGTTAGACTTGCTTTTGTATATGCATTTTGCATAGATATTCTTTCAAGTTGGCAGTGGCTGTAGATTTATGGCCCAAGACATTTATTATAGCGCACATAACTtagaattggaaaaataatGCCACGTATCTTgcaaatttaagttttattgttGTTCtgtttgttattttgttaagCAAACCTCATTTTTCACTATCTGGAATTCTACACCATAATCATGCTccttgatgtttttttcaatttttacttGTTTAAAATACTTTCATGTTGAAATTGTGTCTACTTTGTGTGGCAGTTCTTCTCTGTTGGGTCACCCCAGATTTTGAACTTTATGCGGCATTCGATCCACTTGCAGACAAGGTTTGACATTTGCTGAAATTCTTGGCTTTTGCGTTCTAAAAATGAAGTGAATAAACGATCATGTTCATCGAGGCAAGAAACCTTAGGGCCGGCCATGCAGCCACATAGCTAAGGCTAGCTTTATAAGCTGCTATCAAACAAGATTTTTCTTGGGCATATCAGATAACCTTCTGGGATCATTAATTGTGAAAGGCTAAAGGCCGCTTCTTTTGATGTCCTCGTAGTGTGGAGGGTGACCTATTCTCCAACTCCAAATAAATTGcgtattctctcttttttttcactaataTATATTCTTGTTCCATCTAAAATATTCAATATACTCTATCTCAATTATGTTGCCTTCTCATTTGATGAGACTAAATCTTTCTGCTGGCTGCGCTTCTTAAAATAACTCTACAAATGGATTGCATGATCCTTCTTGGTATCTTTTTGGCAAATAGTTTAGATGTGATGCTGAACTTCTTTTACTGTATTGAATTTGCAGGGTTTAGCAATAAAGACTTGCAACAGGGTCTGTCAATGGGTGAAAGATGTTGAAAATGAGGTTTTTTTGCTGGGAGCAAGCCCCTTTTCATGGTGATATCGCAACAAAGCATGTATACCAGGGTTtgtttattcaataaaatccacatcTAGTTTTTTCAATCTCACGCTAATTTAAGCGTGCCAATAGTttaccaacaattttttttttttttttttaaaaacctttttATAGGTTTGCTTGCATCCAATCGTAGAGTAGTCATTGCAATATTTATCAGATTTTGTTCACGGCAACTCGtgcaatattaattttgatttattatcaaACTGGGTGCAAGTTGGGAAGCCATAACTTCCTCTCTTCGTCTTACAGCGTAGGCTTCCAAGCATTGTTTTCATTGTTCTTGTTCTACCAAGGAGATTAATTGTGAACGTTTGGACATGATTATGAATCTGCCACGTGGTGGTACCGCAGCACAAAGTAATTTGGAATGTCTATTGTTGTTTTCCTTGACCTGCTTGTCACAGACGAGTGACTCCACCGTTTGCGTCATACGTTATATTTGCTTTGCCCGGCTCTCTGATGATGGCTAGGTTTGCAGAACATGATTGCTGCATAAAACTGCTATGATTGGGAACCTTATGGCTCGTCAATCTTCCCGCGTGCTATTGGCGTGgacagtttatttttttcataaatactgctaatttatgataaattggAGCAATAAAAATTTCCGACATTTTCCttagttttatttatcaataattaGAGCAATGCACCCTTTCAGTATAGTTTAAACTTTAAACTAGATAGATGATAGATGTTATGTTATATATCGCATGTTGTGTCAGATTTTGTTTATAGTTAACTTCATTTTGTTTATAGTTAATTGCTGCTTAATTTAATTACAGTaaagtgatttgaaaaaataataatatcatagcTTTGAATGTCATTAATCCTTATTCAGTAATTAGTATATTCTTATAAATTGTCCATTCAAGATCTCTTTGGTATTTAGTTACTTCgtaattgatatcaaaatactaaggtaatttaataaaataggaTTACCCTCACTAAATGATTACTAATTTGTTTACTTATATACCATAGTTCCTCAAGAGTAagagtgtgtttattttttaggataatttttgtggttgtgatttaaaaaaattaaatttaaaaagaatgttATTAGTCTAGTTAGTTGGATTTAGATtcgtatttgataaaaattataattgaaatttatgtataaatatatatatatatatataatatttgattgtggttgatttttaaaaaatattttttatttgaaaataattactaatTTGTATACTTATATAACCTAACCTAGTTACTCATGTACAGTTGTTTAATACAGACTTTGAAGAGAACAAGTGTTAATTTTGAGGTAAGGTACGAATCCTTTTCCTGTCCAAGAAAGTTGTCCTAAAGGCAAAACTCATGGATAAAATTAATCACTTCTCAAAATTTTCATCTAATCCATTtgtacttgtttattttttaatttgctagGCTAAAAAAACCTGTCCAagtttacatatattttattaaaatgaatatttatata contains:
- the LOC118038851 gene encoding vacuolar fusion protein MON1 homolog isoform X2, which codes for MGALGTHACIVHYLNLVYQTPVIDIGIVQWLSIFRNFQPLQDDASISWRKRKKHFFMLSHSGKPIYSRYGDEHKLAGFSATLQAIISFLENGGDRIKLVRAGKHQVVFLVKGPIYLVCISCTEEPYESLKGQLELIYGQMILILTKSVNRCFEKNPKFDMTPLLGGTDVVFSSLIHSLSWNPATFLHAYTCLPLAHATRQAAGAVLQDVADSGVLFAVLMCKHKVVSLVGAQKASLHPDDLLLLSNFIMSYESFRTSESFSPICLPRYNPMAFLYAYVHYLEVDTYLMLLTTSSGAFYHLKDCRIRIEMVLLKSNVLSEVQRSMLDGGIHVEDLPGDPFPRSGSVSPCLEQHQQPTDSPGRFREPSVGIGGPAGLWHFIYRSIYLDQYISSEFSAPINSPGQQKRLNRAYQKLYASMHNNGNEPHKTQFRRDENYVLLCWVTPDFELYAAFDPLADKGLAIKTCNRVCQWVKDVENEVFLLGASPFSW
- the LOC118038851 gene encoding vacuolar fusion protein MON1 homolog isoform X1, with amino-acid sequence MSSSDSSSSYAGDPGPIPFDNQFKSLKLEQGSDSTIIQKDDAIAQEEGEHESLSENSNNHQETSHVQDDRIDGGDVTSVAWRRTSSEVEVDGPSSPSSSGYAGERGSSGASDDDEIHEVANDGGIDGVFDSQAAWLPGKRHVNEDDASISWRKRKKHFFMLSHSGKPIYSRYGDEHKLAGFSATLQAIISFLENGGDRIKLVRAGKHQVVFLVKGPIYLVCISCTEEPYESLKGQLELIYGQMILILTKSVNRCFEKNPKFDMTPLLGGTDVVFSSLIHSLSWNPATFLHAYTCLPLAHATRQAAGAVLQDVADSGVLFAVLMCKHKVVSLVGAQKASLHPDDLLLLSNFIMSYESFRTSESFSPICLPRYNPMAFLYAYVHYLEVDTYLMLLTTSSGAFYHLKDCRIRIEMVLLKSNVLSEVQRSMLDGGIHVEDLPGDPFPRSGSVSPCLEQHQQPTDSPGRFREPSVGIGGPAGLWHFIYRSIYLDQYISSEFSAPINSPGQQKRLNRAYQKLYASMHNNGNEPHKTQFRRDENYVLLCWVTPDFELYAAFDPLADKGLAIKTCNRVCQWVKDVENEVFLLGASPFSW